Within the Roseicitreum antarcticum genome, the region TGGCGGCGGTAGTGTTCCTGCGTACCAGGCGACAGTTTGCGTGGCAGGCCCGGCCACGCGGTTTCATAGGCGTCGATCAGCGCGCCTATCGTGTCGGTCGGAACTGACCCGCCAGCGCCCTGCGCCTGCCGTATCGCGTTCCAGAATTCCGGCTTCGTAGGGTCGTTCGGCAAAGGGATGCGCTGCCCGGCGTGGCTGGTCCCCCTGCCCGTCTGAAAATAGAAATACTCGCGCCCGCGCGAAATAACCTTATGCACGCTTCGGGGCAACGATACCTTAGCTGACATTTGAAATCCCCTGCATGAACGGATCGGCCTCCGGCCCGGCGGCGCTGGCACTTAGCGATGCATCCACCTGCGCCCAATTCCAGCGGACTGAACCGCCTACTCTGATAGGCTTCGGCAGGATGCCGCGTTGCACGAGGTTGTCCACAGTTGACACGGACATATCCAATTCCTTCGCCAAGGTTGCCTTGGAGACGTAAGAGGGCGGCCGGTCGCCGGATATGTCCCGTCGCGCCGCCATCAGGCCACCTTGAAACCAACCGCCCACACAAGCGGGGCAGAAACAAGTCGCTTGGAAGGGGCACATCGCCGGGGCATTTAGCTCTCTCAAAACTTCATGGTTTGTGTCGGTCAGTGCAGATCGCTTGAAGCCTGCACGTATACTTGAGCCGGAGTCAGCCGGGGCCGCGCTATGCAGCCCCGGCAGTGAGCATTATGCGCCCGAATTTTTGTACCAAGAGGCCCACGAGACAAAACGCGCGTCCAGCGCCCAGACACGGCGGAATTCGGTGCCCAAGGTTTCCCAGCCCGGTTTGGATTCGACGCGCGGGGCCTTGCCGCCATCAAGGAAAGCATGGGCCAAGCCGTCTGCACTGGCCGGGTTGGCGATCAGATACCAAGCGTTCGGGTCGGTCAGTGCCACCTCAACAATAATTTCCAGCGCACCCGAAAAGGGGTTCGTATCGCTGGTTTTGGTGGCGTTGATCTCCGCTACAGCCTGTTGGGCGATGGTTTCCAGCGCGGGCGGCACGATAATGGCCCACGGCTCGTAGGCGTAGAATTCACCCTGTTGGCCACGCTGGCCGCGCAAGGCTTGGCGGGCGGCTGACAGAGTGGTAAGGCCGGGCGCGCCGCCGCTTGCAGAAAGGTTGCCATGGTCCGCATGGAACACGGTTTTTCCGTCTGACATAAGGTGCCCAGAGCCATCGTTTGCCAGAAGGGGTTCGACCAGGGCACGGCGCAAGCGCTCGGTTGCGCCAATGGTCATTTTCTGCGCAATCTGCCCCATCAAGTCCAAATCATCATTTGCGATGGCCTGATTCGACACACGGAAAAGCGCGCCAAAGTCCCGCGGGGTCGGTTTGAATTCCCCGGTTTCATCAATGGTGACGTGTTTGATTTCGCCACCTTCTCGGACCTCTTGCGGCATCCCGGAACCCGACAGGCCCAAAAGCTTCGTCTGGCGGTAGCTGTTGGCCTCGACCTCGTGCGACGCGCGCGCAAGGGCCGGCTGAATGCTGGTCATGTTGCGCGCGACCGTATTGCCGATAGCGCCCTCAAGAACCTGCGCAAAGTCGCTGGTGCTGTGCATCGCCATGCGCACGGCTTCGGCCTCATTGAACGGGCTGCGGCCATGGGCGCGGCAATGATGCGCGGCCATTTGCCCGAGTGTCATATTGGCGAATTGCGCACCTTGGCGGGGCGTGTGGCGGCGATCAATGCGGGCGGTCAAGCCGTCGATCATTGCCGCGCCAAGCCCTGCCAGAGCGTTTACACGGGCGCTGCTCGGTCCGTGGGGGTTGATGCGCACGCGATCTTGTGGACGGCCATGTTTTTGGTCCATGACCAGCCGCAGAAGGCTTTTCGCCTTGGGAATTTCGCTATCGGAAAGCGCATCATCATCTTCGCCCGCGCCCTCGGCTTCATCGGATTGACGCTCCAAAAGCGCGGCCTGAAACAATTCGCGCAACTCCTTGTCGGGAATGCCGTTGCGTTTGGCATAGGCCAAAAGCCCCTTGATTTCGGAAACAAGGGCGTCTTCAACGTCCTCCGGCGTCTCCATGTAAGGGGCGACCAAACTTGCCCAAGCGGGCTTGATCCCCTTTTCTTCGAGGCGCATTTGAACCCCGGCCAAATGGCGCGCGGGAACAGTCCCCGCGTGTTGAAGCTTAAAGTGAAGCATCTTCGGTTTCCTTTTTTTTGGGTGCGGGCGAAACGGTCGCCCATCCGTTCTTGCGGGCCAGCTCCAAAAGCTGCGCAGGCGCGGCTTTAAAGCTGAAATAATTGGCGCGGGCCGCGATCTTGGCCCCGCCCGCCCGCTGGATTTTGTCGGCAAATCGCAGGGAAACCGCTTCTTCAGCGGTCAACCATGTTTCGTCTTTCATCCAGGCCAAAACCCGTTCTACAGGGTGCCCGGTATGGCGCGCATAGGTGCCAGCATAGCCGAGAGACATCTTGTCCAGCGTGTCAGCGATCTGGCGCAAAAAGTCGGCGGGACCATCGGTAAACACAGATGGTTCATGCAGCATCAAAACAGCGGCTTCATGAATTGTGACCTGATAACAGGACACGGCCACCAAACTGGCGGCGCTGGCCGCTATCCCTTCGATATGGCCGGTTACGCGGCCATGACGTTCAATCGCTGCGGCCATCGCCGCGCCATCAGGGGCGCTGCCCCCCGGCGAATTGATATACAGCGCAACGGCGCCGGGGTTGTCGTCGAGAAAGCGCGACAGCTTCACCGCGTCGCCTTCACCGATCACCCCCGAAAGATCATAACGCGCATTCATTGCCGCGCCCGCCCGCACAGCAAAGCAATCGCGGGCGGCGCGAAGTCGAAAGGAAATTCGACGGATTTTTTTATCAGCACTTTGCCACCCTCGGCTGTGCGGTCCTTCAAATACAGATTGCACTGATAATAGCGCCGCCCATCGACAACACGGGTTGGCTCGATCAGGCTGAACAGGTCCAATTCATGGAACGGCGCGGGAACGGCGACGGTCGCGGAAAAGGTTGGGGGGAGCATGCTCACGGTCAGGCCCTCAATAAATGCCATCCATGACCCAAGCGGGCCGGGGGTCATATTCGTTGATCAGATCGAACTCAACGGCACGGGGCAAAACGAACCGCGAAACTTCGCTGGCGTTCACCATGACAACGCGCTGCACCTCGGGAGCGTCGGTCTTTTCTGCGATCTGTGCGGCGATATCAGCGAATGTGCCCACAAAAATCGCGCGGGGCGTCAAATCCTCGAACTTGCGGAACTGGACAAGCGCAACAAACACATCGGTGTCGGGTTGGTCTTGAAAGGCATAGGCCAGCTTGAAGGCCGCGTTCTCAGCGGCATGACGTGCGCTTTCCACATCGATGCCCCCATCGCTGGTAAACTCCAGCATCATCCGCAGCTCGAACGCATTGCAGACGCTGTAATCCGCGCGCTTTTTCCCCTTTTCGGACTCGGGGTCGTGAAGCTCTGACAGCGACGTCACAAAAAAGGGCAAGCGGTCATTGTACAGGTAGTTGTCAAACCGTTTTTCCTCACAGTCTGCCAGATAGATGATTGCACGGCGTTTCATGTGTTCCCCTTTCGTGGGATTTTCTCTTCATGAAAAGAGTTAATGAGCATGGCGACTCCTGTCAAGAAACTCTTTTTTGGAAGTGAAGTTTCAGGGGCTGAAACCCGATGCCACAAAGGCTAGGTAAAGTGGACACCACGCGCCAAGACAGTCGCTAATGTCGCGCGCTGTCCGTCTGGTTGCTCAAGATGTCTGCTATGCGGTCTAGCTGGCGGGTTGCGCGGCAAAGCGCGTCCGAGAGTTGGTAAGCCACATAAAGGGCGGCATCGCGGCTTTGCTCACTTCCTTCAAGGTAGCCTTCACTCACCATCGCCCCAAGCGCGTAGGACAAGTGCAAGGCCTCTTGGACCCCGGCGGGGTGTTTTTTGCCGTTGTCACTCATGAGCTTCAGGGCAGCACGGATAGCCTCTTGGGGATCTGTCGGCAGGCTATCCAGGTACGCTTTCTGCCGGGCGCGTAGTACTTCGGCGTGCGCGACCGTGCCTCGAAAGAGCGGCTCAACGCACAGGGCGAGGCCCTGGCATTGATCGTTCTCCCATCGCGTCACAGGTTCAGCCACCGGATTGCTTTTGTGTTCGACGCTCATTGAATTTCACCCGTGGGAATATTCAGAGAGTCGAGGCGGTCGTTCAAATCGCGGGCCATGTTCTCGGCGACATAGATCAGGGCAGCCTGCCCGTGTTGACATTCGGACGCGCCTTGCAGGTACGCGACTGCATTCAGCAGGCCAGACAGGTTACAGGCAACGCTCTGTGCATCTTCCAGGTGTTGGCGCAAGGATGGACCAGTCATGCCGCACCCCCGATCAGCTTTTCGCAACGGCGCAGCGCTGACCGGACATAGGACCGGGCTTCGCGTTCGCTCTGGCTGTAGCCTTGCGGGCGCGCCGTGGCGTCCAGTGCCAGAACAAGCATGTCGCTGATTTCAAACAGGGTTTCAGCAGGCAAGCCGGTATCGGCCCCTGTCTTGGGGGTGTCGGTCATTCTAATCCCTTTCGGTGTGGGTCAGGTGGTTGCGGGTTCTGAGTGACGGTCCATGCGCTCGCGGATTGCGCGGATCACTTCGCTGTTCTGCGAAGAACCGTTGATAGCGGCCTGTGCCTCAATCCATTCTTTCAGATCGGCGGGCAGTCGTATGGCGATTGGGCGACAGTCTCTCATCGGAACCTCGTGATATTACCGTAATTCATATTACGGTAATATCATTGACCGTCAAGAATTAAAATCACAGTGATATCAAAAAGAGGAGCGCTAAATGTCAGATGGTAAGCCGGGGCGAGGTTCCGATCAGTTTGCTTTGAGACTGCCGGACGGTATGCGCGACAGGATCAAGGCTGCCGCCGACACGAACAACCGCAGCATGAACGCGGAGATTGTTGCGACCCTAGAACGTGCCTATCCGGTCCCAAAGCGGGCCAGCGACTTCGACAAGGTAATCTCGCAGGTGATGGCGGACGGCGTGACCCGCAGCATTGAGCGACCCGACACCACGGTTTATTTTTCGAAGACCGAAGATGGCCGGGTGATTCTGGACGTTGTTGATAACGCCGAAATTCGGGACACCTGATCACATGAACCGCGCGATCGTCGCCACAACCGGAGAACGTGCGGCGCGGAATCAGCCACCTTTCCAAGCGGAATTGATCCAGCAGATATTGAAGCCGACCAAGCTATGAGAGACGCAATTAGCAAGCGGCCCTGCGTATCAAACGCAACAAAGGAAGTTGTTACAGATGACCGTGGTTGACTCAATGGTTTAATGCCTAAATGATTTTCCGTTATGGGGGTAGTCATTTGAAAACTGAGTTCAGGCATTCTGGCAAGTATACAGCCACAACCTTCAACATAGATGAGGTCATTGCATCCCTCTCAGCACAGAAAACCCTGATTGAAGAGGGCGTGAATTTTCTCGCTGAACTTGATCCAGACTTCGACCTAGACAGGGTGACGGTAAGGGTAGAGTCTATTAAGACAGGCACCTTAGGGTGGGACCTTCTGATCGAGGTCTACGGTAAGTACCAAAGTAACATTGAGGACCGGGTAACAGGTAGTTTAGAAGAAATGTTCGGCATCGACATCCCGGCGGAGTATGAGGGCATCGTCACGTTGGCAACGCTGGCGGTGACCTATGTTGTCGCTCGATATGCCTATGACAGGGTATCCCGGTCGCGTGGTGAGACTTCCAGCACAGCACCGATCATCACGGGGGATAACAACGTGGTCATCCAGCAGATTTCGAGCATTGTTGGACAAGACCCTTTGTTTATAGAGAAGGCCCTTGAGCGAAGCCTCCCTCCATCAAAAAGAAGAGCATTGATCCCCAAGGTCGCCGACTTTCTTCGCCCATCAAAGAAGGACAAAACCGCCAAAATAGAGCTCCAGAACTCACCCGATATAGAGGCGGCGGCACTGGCTGAATTTCCTAGCGACGCTGATCTGAAGGCGGTTGACGACAGCACTATCATAGATGTCGAAGGAGCTACCTTGGATATCCGAGGCACAGATCGAGACAAGATCAACACTGGTTGGTACGCTATCGTGATGAACGACGAGCGGTTTCCAAAACGCCTACCGATGGACCTATACCCAACAGTGGACCCAGAAGATTTAGCGAAGTATCAGCGGGTGTTGGCGAACCTTGCGATTGAGTGTGAACGTCAGCCAGATAGGACGCTGAAGCCCAAGCGCATTCACTTGCTGTCGTTTGTCGCCCCACTAAGTGATCCAGACATGTAGACTCTGAACTCGCCGACATCGAAAAGGCACGCAAGCACGAACTTGCCGCGCATTGGTGTCGATATGCTGGGCCACATCATCGCGCCCGTTGATTTGCCCCCGCTCACCCACGATCCGCCGGGCATGCTGTCCAGGCATTGCACCCGGCCCGTAACCTCGATTTCCGGCCCGCTGGCGGCGTCCACCCCCACGCAGCCACCTGCCCCCCCCGCCTGATCCCAACTTGCCCGCCCAGCGCGCCGCTCGTGGCGCTGGCGGAGACAACACAGGGGAACGATGCAGGCAAGGGCACCACACAGCCCTTGCCTGCGGTCGGTCTGGCCCTGACCAGACCTTGCGCCGCGCACCCGGAAAGGTATCGGGGCCGCGCACTCTCGAGGTTTTCCCACTCGCCGAGTAACGGGGCCGCTTTTGGGGGCATCCCCAGGGCGCGACCTGCCAATTCGTCAAAATGTCTCATGCTACCTTTGCTTAACTTGGCGTTGTTAAGGCTTAGTCCGCTGTTAAGCTTAATAAAACTACCGGGGTGCGAATTACCCGCGTGGGGCGCAGCCGGGAAGGACCCAAAGGGGGGTAAGGGGGGGGCTGACAGGTTTTAGCGGCCCGTCTGAATTGCATCCTCCCGGGTTTTTCCGACACGGCGTTGCCGGAATTTCCGACACGGCTCTTGCTGTCTGTGTCGGTTTTTCCGACACGGCTTTCTGTGGCGTTTCTGGCGTGGTTTCGCCTTCATCACTGGTAGGAAGCTCGCGCTTGTTCCTGGGGTCAACGCTGCGAATGCGCTGTCCATCACCCCGCATCAGGCATCCGACGTTCATGTGATGATCCCAGCACGGCGCAGCTGCACAGCGTCAACAAGCCCTTCCGCGATCATGCAAGCCGCAATTTCTTTCGAGATCGCGCTTTGGGGTGCGTATCCCCCGCTTTGGATTTTCTTAGCCCAGAACACTGCAGCCCTGCTTACCACCAGTGAATCAGCCGCTTCGCCAGCCTGATCTGGGAAATCTTCCCATCGCCGGTTGTCCAACCAGCTATCAGCATAGCAAACATACCTCGGCGCGTTCCCGGCCTGCTCGGCGCGATACCGTTCGGCGGCTGTCAACAGCCTTGCAACCGGCACCCCGTCGCTGACGGCCTTTGCCAGCAGCTTTCGGCACCGTTCCCGGTTTCGTGGTCTCGGGTGTGCTTTCCAGAATTCATCGAATTGATCCTGGGTGATTGCGGCGCTTGCGCCGCCAACATATTCTGAACAAGATTCCTTTACGGTTCCAGTACGGTTTGGGTGCAGCTCCTGCACCCCATGGGGTGCAGCTCCTGCACGGGTGGGGTGCATCTCCTGCACGGGTGCAGCTCCTGCACCCCTCTGATTTTGTCCATCTGGTGGCAGTTCTCCACGCTCGGATTTGGCCTTTTTGACCGCCTCTTGCTGCGTCGGCTCCAACGTTTTCACCACGTCCAGACAGATGCGATATTCAACTGTGTACCCATGCGCGCAGCGTCGATTGCCGACCTCTGCAATCAAGCCCGACTGCACCATGTCATCGACCGCCACCTGAACGGTGCGTTTACCGTATTCGAGATCGCGCGCGATGGTGCTCTTGCTGCACCACACGCCGGTGCCGTCATCACTCGCACACCCTGCCATGTACAGCAGGATGGATTTGCGCGTAGGCGAACCGACAATGCGTTTCTGCACAAGGGCGCTGACTATATTGCTCATGCTGGCACCCCGCAAAGCATGCCATGCAGTGCCGCACCTATGGGCGCCAAAACTGTTTTACAGTGCCTTGTTTTGTTCTGCGCTTGTTCTGCTTTCGTCCCATGATGATTGAAAACTGCAAGCATTTGAAAACATTGACCATTGGCTGAATATTTTGGAAGCCTGCACTTTTCTGTTACATTTCCTTGATACATGTCCGCTGACGGGGCGCGCTGTTGCGTGGCTTTCGTCCGGGCGCGGCCATGGTCGGCGCCTTTCCCTGCTGCGTTGCGCGCGCGGGCACCACACTGGCACCGTGCGGCAAGCAACGCTAAGCTTGACCGACACGCCCACGGCCAAAGGAATGCTGATGCCGCCTGCCCCTGCGACCGATCTGCCCCAGACCCCGCCCGCCCATTCTGCGCTGATCCGGGTTTTTGGCCGCATCGGGCTTTTGTCCTTCGGCGGTCCTGCCGCGCAGATCGCCCTGATGCAGCGCGAACTGGTCGAACAGCGCGACTGGCTGACCCAACGGCAATACCTCGACGCGCTGTCGTTTTGCATGCTGCTGCCGGGACCCGAGGCGATGCAACTGGCCACCTATGCCGGGTGGAAGCTGCGCGGCGTGCCCGGCGGGCTGATTGCGGGCGGGCTGTTCGTGCTCCCCGGCGCGCTCGTGGTGCTGGCGCTGTCCTTTGCCTATGCCGCATATGGCGCGGTGCCGCTGGTCGCGGCGCTGTTCCTCGGCGTGCAGGCGACGATCATCATCATCGTGCTGGAAGCGCTGTTCAAACTGTCGCGTCGCGCGTTGGGCACGACCGGCCACCGCCTGATCGCGGCCGCCGCCTTCATCGGCATCTATGTGTTCCAACTGCCCTTCCCCCTCATCATCGCGGCGGCGGCGCTGGCAGGTTTTGCTTCTGTGCGCACCGGCGCTGCGCCCCATGCGCCCGGCACCGCGCCGCCGCCGCTGGCCGGGATGCTGCCGACGGTGGCGCTGTGGCTGGCGCTCTGGCTGGCACCGGTGGCGGTGCTCTGGGCCATTGAGGCGCCACTCCTGACCGATCTGGCGCTGTTCTTCGGACAATTGGCCGTGGTCACCTTTGGCGGGGCCTATGCGGTGCTTGCCTGGATGACGCAGGTGGTGGTGCAAGATTACGGCTGGCTGACCACCGCACAGATGATCGACGGGCTGGGCCTTGCTGAAACCACCCCGGGGCCGCTGATTCTGGTCACGCAATTCGTGGGCTTCCTTGCGGGCTATCAGGCGGGCGGCGCGGGGCTGGCCCTGGCGGCGGCGGGCATCACGCTATGGATGACCTTCGTGCCGTGCTTCCTGTGGATCTTTGCGGGCGCGCCTTATGTCGCGTGGCTGGGCGAACAGCCGCGCCTCTCGGCGGGGTTGCGCGCGATCTCGGCGGCGGTGGTGGGCGTCATCGCCAACCTGTCGCTGTGGTTCGCACTGCATGTGGTCTTCGCCCAGACCGGCATGGTCACAGGGCCGTTCTGGGCCTTCGTCTGGCCGGACCCCGCCAGCCTGCGCCCGCTGGCGCTGGCGCTGACGGGCGCGGCGGGGGCGCTGATCTGGGGGCTGCGCTGGCCCGTGGTGCCGGTTCTGATCGCCATGGCGGCGCTATCTGCGGGGGCGGCGGCGCTTGCATGACGCGGCGCAGAAAACCGCGCCTTCCCCCCTTTCAATCATCCCCGAATGTCTTATGCTGACATCACAGGAAAAGGGCTGAGAGCATGGCGCAGACGATCGACTATGGCAACATGATGCACGACGCGATGCGCGGGCTGATCCGCAACGTCATGTCCATGATCGAGACGGATGGCCTGCCGGGCGAGCATCACTTCTTCATCACCGTCAACATGCACCACCAGGATGTGGACATGGCCGACTGGCTGCGCCAGCGCTACCCCGATGAGATCACGATCGTCATCCAGCACTGGTTCGACAACCTCAACGTCGATGAGAACGGCTTTGCCATCACCCTCAACTTCGGCAACAACCCCGAACCGCTGTATATTCCCTTCGATGCGATCACCACCTTCGTTGACCCGTCGGTTGAATTCGGCCTGCGGTTCGAGATCCAGACCGAAGATGACGATGACGACAGCGACGATGATGACGGCACCAACCCCGACGACACGCCCCCCGATGCCACCCGGCAAAAAGCAGCCGAGGTCGTAAGCCTCGACAAGTTCCGCAAGTAGCCCCGGCGCGGTCCGCATCGTACCTGCGGCGGCGGCGGGGTTGCGACCCCGTCGTCGATGGTTGTGGCCAGCGCTCTGGCCGGCCTGCACCGCAAATCCCCGATGATAGCGCGCGTCAGCCCCCGCAGGCCGATTGATTTCCGCTTTCCGCTCGCCTAAAGCAATTTCAGGTGAAACCAACAGACTTTCTTGGTCCGAAATTGCGATAAATCAACTGCCTGTAGCGTTTGGTCGGCGCATGATGCCGCAACGCTGCGCCGCAGCCCAGAACCCAGTCAGGAGACTTGCCATGACCGCCATCCGTGTTGAAACCGACAGCTTCGGCCCGCTGGACGTTCCCGCCGATAAATACTGGGGCGCGCAGACGCAACGGTCGATCCGCAATTTTCCCATCGGCTGGGAACGCCAGCCGGTGAAGATGATCCGCGCGCTCGGCGTCGTCAAACAGGCCGCAGCCACGGTGAACATGGCGCAGGGCAAGCTGGACGCGACCATCGGTAATGCCATCGTCGCCGCCGCGGCCGAAGTGGTCGACGGCCGGTTCGACGACAATTTCCCGCTGGTCGTCTGGCAGACCGGGTCAGGCACCCAGTCGAACATGAACGCCAACGAAGTCATCTCGAACCGCGCGATCGAGGCGTTGGGCGGCAAGATGGGGTCAAAGGACCCCGTGCACCCCAACGACCATGTGAACATGTCTCAATCCTCGAACGACACCTTCCCCACGGCGATGCACGTCGCCACCGCCATGCAGGCGCGCGACGTGCTGCTGCCGGGTCTGGAAAAGCTGCATCTGGCGCTGGTCGCCAAGGCCGAAGAATTCAAGGACATCATCAAGATCGGCCGGACCCATACGCAAGACGCGACACCGCTGACGCTGGGTCAGGAATTCGGCGGCTATGCGCATCAGGTCGCCATGAGCATCCGCCGCGTCAACGCCGCCCTGCCCGCGATCTATGAGCTGGCACAGGGCGGCACCGCCGTCGGTACCGGGCTGGCAACGAAGATCGGCTGGGCCGAGGATGTCGCGGCCGAGATCGCGCGCATCACCGGCCTGCCGTTCGTGACCGCGCCCAACAAGTTCGAAGCACTCGCCGCCCATGACGCCATGGTCGAGATGTCGGGCGCGCTGCGCGGTGTCGCCGCCAGTCTGTTCAAGATCGCCAACGACCTGCGCTTCCTTGGCTCGGGCCCGCGCTCTGGCTTGGGCGAACTGATCTTGCCGGAAAATGAGCCCGGCAGCTCCATCATGCCCGGCAAGGTCAACCCGACACAGGCCGAAGCGCTGACCATGGTCTGCGCCCATGTGATGGGCAATGATGCGGCAGTAGGCTTTGCCGGGTCGCAAGGGCATTTCGAGCTGAACGTGTTCAAACCCATGATGGCCTATAACGTGCTGCAATCCATGCAGCTTCTGGGCGACAGTGCCGGAGCCTTCACCGACAACATGGTGGTCGGCACGCAAGCCAACACCGCACGGATCGAAAAGCTGATGCAAGAAAGCCTGATGCTGGTCACCGCCCTTGCGCCCACCATCGGCTACGACAACGCCACCAAAGTGGCCAAGACCGCGCATAAGAATGGCACCACCTTGCGGGAAGAGGCGATTGCCCTGGGCTTCGTCGACGGTGAGACCTTCGACCGCGTCGTGCGCCCGCAAGACATGATCGGTCCCAAGGCATGAACAGCGGCCCCATCAACCTGCGCGCCGCCCGCAAGGCGCAATCTCGTCTGAAGAAAAGCGCGCAGGCTGATGAAAACGCTGTGAAATTTGGTCGGACAAAGGCGCAGCGCGCGCTGGAAGAGGCACAGGCCGCGCAGGCGCGCAAAGCGCTGGACGCGCATAAGCGGACATGATGAGCGGGCGGCCGGAAAAGCACTCGCTCACCCTGCGCGGCCACCGCACCAGCGTGTCGCTGGAAGCCGCCTTCTGGCGCGCTTTCCGCGACATTTCCGAAGAGAAAGGCATGTCTATCAATGCTTTGGCGGCTGAAATAGATGCTTCGCGTGAAGACATCGGCCTTGCCTCAGCAATCCGGGTCTATGTGCTGGCACATTACCGGCGCGGCGGGTCTGCGGGATAAGTTTATCGTTGCTTGTCAGGTGACAAGCACACGACGCTCTGACGCCATGTGAAGCCGCGCAAGCCCGTTGGCCGTCGCGGGCAGCGGGTCAGTTTGCTCGTGCGACATGAAAGCCCCGTGCCTGAACTTCGGCGCATGAATTCGGGCGCGTGAATTGGGGCGGGCCGCGATTTGCCCCCCGCATCCTAACGCTTTCTTAACCAGTTCACCCTAACCTCAGCACAACGGGCCGCCATTGATGGGGCGCGCACCGGGCACTGGGTGAGGTTTTGGAATGACTGGGAACATCCTGATTGTTGACGCATTGGTAACCAACCGCATCATCCTGCGCGTCAAACTCGGCGTTGCCTGCTACGCGATGACACAGGCAGAAACCATGGCTCAGGCGCTTGATATCGCGCGCAACGACCAGCCTGATCTTATCATCACCGGCATGTCCCTGCCCGATGGCCCGGCCTGCGCGCTCTGCGCCCGGCTTCAGGCCGACCCGCTCTGCCGCGACATTCCAGTCCTGGTGATCGCACCCAGCAACGACAGCGGCCCCCGGATGCAGGCCCTGCACGCGGGCGCGGCCGAGGTTATGACGCGTCCGATGGACGAAGGGCTGCTGTTGGCGCGCATCCGCAGCCTGTTGCGCGCGCGCAGCAGTGCCGAGGACCGGAGACTGCATGACGCCGCCACCCGGACGCTCGGGTTTTGCGAGCCAGAGCATCGCTATATTGCCCCCGCGCGGGTTCTGCTCATCACCTCGGGCGATGACCACGGGCGGATGCTGAAGCACCGTCTGACCAGCCTGCGCGCCGGTCTGCGGATCGAAACTGCCCCCCCCGCCGAGGCCCTGCGCCCCACGATTGCGGGGCCGCAGCCCGATCTTT harbors:
- the fumC gene encoding class II fumarate hydratase, translated to MTAIRVETDSFGPLDVPADKYWGAQTQRSIRNFPIGWERQPVKMIRALGVVKQAAATVNMAQGKLDATIGNAIVAAAAEVVDGRFDDNFPLVVWQTGSGTQSNMNANEVISNRAIEALGGKMGSKDPVHPNDHVNMSQSSNDTFPTAMHVATAMQARDVLLPGLEKLHLALVAKAEEFKDIIKIGRTHTQDATPLTLGQEFGGYAHQVAMSIRRVNAALPAIYELAQGGTAVGTGLATKIGWAEDVAAEIARITGLPFVTAPNKFEALAAHDAMVEMSGALRGVAASLFKIANDLRFLGSGPRSGLGELILPENEPGSSIMPGKVNPTQAEALTMVCAHVMGNDAAVGFAGSQGHFELNVFKPMMAYNVLQSMQLLGDSAGAFTDNMVVGTQANTARIEKLMQESLMLVTALAPTIGYDNATKVAKTAHKNGTTLREEAIALGFVDGETFDRVVRPQDMIGPKA
- a CDS encoding DUF4169 family protein — its product is MNSGPINLRAARKAQSRLKKSAQADENAVKFGRTKAQRALEEAQAAQARKALDAHKRT
- a CDS encoding Arc family DNA-binding protein, which produces MSDGKPGRGSDQFALRLPDGMRDRIKAAADTNNRSMNAEIVATLERAYPVPKRASDFDKVISQVMADGVTRSIERPDTTVYFSKTEDGRVILDVVDNAEIRDT
- a CDS encoding helix-turn-helix domain-containing protein, whose protein sequence is MSNIVSALVQKRIVGSPTRKSILLYMAGCASDDGTGVWCSKSTIARDLEYGKRTVQVAVDDMVQSGLIAEVGNRRCAHGYTVEYRICLDVVKTLEPTQQEAVKKAKSERGELPPDGQNQRGAGAAPVQEMHPTRAGAAPHGVQELHPNRTGTVKESCSEYVGGASAAITQDQFDEFWKAHPRPRNRERCRKLLAKAVSDGVPVARLLTAAERYRAEQAGNAPRYVCYADSWLDNRRWEDFPDQAGEAADSLVVSRAAVFWAKKIQSGGYAPQSAISKEIAACMIAEGLVDAVQLRRAGIIT
- a CDS encoding phage major capsid protein, coding for METPEDVEDALVSEIKGLLAYAKRNGIPDKELRELFQAALLERQSDEAEGAGEDDDALSDSEIPKAKSLLRLVMDQKHGRPQDRVRINPHGPSSARVNALAGLGAAMIDGLTARIDRRHTPRQGAQFANMTLGQMAAHHCRAHGRSPFNEAEAVRMAMHSTSDFAQVLEGAIGNTVARNMTSIQPALARASHEVEANSYRQTKLLGLSGSGMPQEVREGGEIKHVTIDETGEFKPTPRDFGALFRVSNQAIANDDLDLMGQIAQKMTIGATERLRRALVEPLLANDGSGHLMSDGKTVFHADHGNLSASGGAPGLTTLSAARQALRGQRGQQGEFYAYEPWAIIVPPALETIAQQAVAEINATKTSDTNPFSGALEIIVEVALTDPNAWYLIANPASADGLAHAFLDGGKAPRVESKPGWETLGTEFRRVWALDARFVSWASWYKNSGA
- a CDS encoding head maturation protease, ClpP-related, which codes for MQSVFEGPHSRGWQSADKKIRRISFRLRAARDCFAVRAGAAMNARYDLSGVIGEGDAVKLSRFLDDNPGAVALYINSPGGSAPDGAAMAAAIERHGRVTGHIEGIAASAASLVAVSCYQVTIHEAAVLMLHEPSVFTDGPADFLRQIADTLDKMSLGYAGTYARHTGHPVERVLAWMKDETWLTAEEAVSLRFADKIQRAGGAKIAARANYFSFKAAPAQLLELARKNGWATVSPAPKKKETEDASL
- a CDS encoding Arc family DNA-binding protein; this translates as MRDCRPIAIRLPADLKEWIEAQAAINGSSQNSEVIRAIRERMDRHSEPATT
- a CDS encoding SspB family protein, coding for MAQTIDYGNMMHDAMRGLIRNVMSMIETDGLPGEHHFFITVNMHHQDVDMADWLRQRYPDEITIVIQHWFDNLNVDENGFAITLNFGNNPEPLYIPFDAITTFVDPSVEFGLRFEIQTEDDDDDSDDDDGTNPDDTPPDATRQKAAEVVSLDKFRK
- the chrA gene encoding chromate efflux transporter, translated to MPPAPATDLPQTPPAHSALIRVFGRIGLLSFGGPAAQIALMQRELVEQRDWLTQRQYLDALSFCMLLPGPEAMQLATYAGWKLRGVPGGLIAGGLFVLPGALVVLALSFAYAAYGAVPLVAALFLGVQATIIIIVLEALFKLSRRALGTTGHRLIAAAAFIGIYVFQLPFPLIIAAAALAGFASVRTGAAPHAPGTAPPPLAGMLPTVALWLALWLAPVAVLWAIEAPLLTDLALFFGQLAVVTFGGAYAVLAWMTQVVVQDYGWLTTAQMIDGLGLAETTPGPLILVTQFVGFLAGYQAGGAGLALAAAGITLWMTFVPCFLWIFAGAPYVAWLGEQPRLSAGLRAISAAVVGVIANLSLWFALHVVFAQTGMVTGPFWAFVWPDPASLRPLALALTGAAGALIWGLRWPVVPVLIAMAALSAGAAALA
- a CDS encoding helix-turn-helix transcriptional regulator, with translation MSVSTVDNLVQRGILPKPIRVGGSVRWNWAQVDASLSASAAGPEADPFMQGISNVS